A genomic stretch from Mastacembelus armatus chromosome 7, fMasArm1.2, whole genome shotgun sequence includes:
- the rgs19 gene encoding regulator of G-protein signaling 19 isoform X4, translated as MCLRKRSGYRPPDLINAKIYTGPVPAEREGELAMGGGRSETSALSGAGGGQGMSTTQNSQRPNACCFCWCCCCSCSWNEEERRRRRRKKRISQDTKMETIPKFEACTKPSVEEIQLWTQSFDKLMRNPAGRNVFREFLRTEYSEENMLFWLACEDLKQEVNKSAIEERARSIYENYISILSPKEVSLDARVREVINRKMQDPTPHTFEDAQLQIYTLMHRDSYPRFLSSNIYKSLIHSGSRTSSES; from the exons TATACAGGTCCAGTCCCAGCCGAGCGAGAGGGTGAGCTGGCCATGGGGGGAGGTCGCAGCGAGACCTCTGCATTGAGTGGGGCAGGAGGGGGGCAGGGCATGAGCACTACCCAGAATTCCCAACGGCCTAACGCCTGCTGCTtttgctggtgctgctgttgcagctgCTCATG GAATGAAGAGGAGAGACGGAGgcggagaagaaaaaaaagaatatcaCAGGACACCAAAATGGAAACCATACCAAAATTTGAAGCTTG CACCAAACCCTCAGTTGAAGAGATCCAGCTGTGGACTCAGTCCTTCGACAAACTCATGAGGAACCCGGCAGGTCGAAATGTTTTCCGAGAATTCCTGCGGACAGAATACAGTGAGGAGAACATGCTGTTCTGGCTAGCCTGTGAAGACCTCAAGCAGGAAGTCAACAAGAGCGCCATTGAAGAGAGAGCACGCTCCATCTATGAGAACTACATTTCCATATTGTCGCCAAAAGAG GTGAGTCTGGATGCCCGGGTTCGAGAGGTGATCAACAGGAAGATGCAAGACCCAACACCTCACACATTTGAAGATGCCCAGCTACAGATCTACACATTGATGCACAGGGACTCCTACCCACGATTCCTTTCCTCCAACATCTACAAGTCACTCATTCACAGTGGTTCGCGTACCTCTTCAGAATCCTAG
- the rgs19 gene encoding regulator of G-protein signaling 19 isoform X3, whose amino-acid sequence MPRLSPVSGRAIPRSALLEGKYTGPVPAEREGELAMGGGRSETSALSGAGGGQGMSTTQNSQRPNACCFCWCCCCSCSWNEEERRRRRRKKRISQDTKMETIPKFEACTKPSVEEIQLWTQSFDKLMRNPAGRNVFREFLRTEYSEENMLFWLACEDLKQEVNKSAIEERARSIYENYISILSPKEVSLDARVREVINRKMQDPTPHTFEDAQLQIYTLMHRDSYPRFLSSNIYKSLIHSGSRTSSES is encoded by the exons TATACAGGTCCAGTCCCAGCCGAGCGAGAGGGTGAGCTGGCCATGGGGGGAGGTCGCAGCGAGACCTCTGCATTGAGTGGGGCAGGAGGGGGGCAGGGCATGAGCACTACCCAGAATTCCCAACGGCCTAACGCCTGCTGCTtttgctggtgctgctgttgcagctgCTCATG GAATGAAGAGGAGAGACGGAGgcggagaagaaaaaaaagaatatcaCAGGACACCAAAATGGAAACCATACCAAAATTTGAAGCTTG CACCAAACCCTCAGTTGAAGAGATCCAGCTGTGGACTCAGTCCTTCGACAAACTCATGAGGAACCCGGCAGGTCGAAATGTTTTCCGAGAATTCCTGCGGACAGAATACAGTGAGGAGAACATGCTGTTCTGGCTAGCCTGTGAAGACCTCAAGCAGGAAGTCAACAAGAGCGCCATTGAAGAGAGAGCACGCTCCATCTATGAGAACTACATTTCCATATTGTCGCCAAAAGAG GTGAGTCTGGATGCCCGGGTTCGAGAGGTGATCAACAGGAAGATGCAAGACCCAACACCTCACACATTTGAAGATGCCCAGCTACAGATCTACACATTGATGCACAGGGACTCCTACCCACGATTCCTTTCCTCCAACATCTACAAGTCACTCATTCACAGTGGTTCGCGTACCTCTTCAGAATCCTAG
- the rgs19 gene encoding regulator of G-protein signaling 19 isoform X1, producing the protein MPRLSPVSGRAIPRSALLEGKYTGPVPAEREGELAMGGGRSETSALSGAGGGQGMSTTQNSQRPNACCFCWCCCCSCSCLTVRNEEERRRRRRKKRISQDTKMETIPKFEACTKPSVEEIQLWTQSFDKLMRNPAGRNVFREFLRTEYSEENMLFWLACEDLKQEVNKSAIEERARSIYENYISILSPKEVSLDARVREVINRKMQDPTPHTFEDAQLQIYTLMHRDSYPRFLSSNIYKSLIHSGSRTSSES; encoded by the exons TATACAGGTCCAGTCCCAGCCGAGCGAGAGGGTGAGCTGGCCATGGGGGGAGGTCGCAGCGAGACCTCTGCATTGAGTGGGGCAGGAGGGGGGCAGGGCATGAGCACTACCCAGAATTCCCAACGGCCTAACGCCTGCTGCTtttgctggtgctgctgttgcagctgCTCATG TCTCACTGTCAGGAATGAAGAGGAGAGACGGAGgcggagaagaaaaaaaagaatatcaCAGGACACCAAAATGGAAACCATACCAAAATTTGAAGCTTG CACCAAACCCTCAGTTGAAGAGATCCAGCTGTGGACTCAGTCCTTCGACAAACTCATGAGGAACCCGGCAGGTCGAAATGTTTTCCGAGAATTCCTGCGGACAGAATACAGTGAGGAGAACATGCTGTTCTGGCTAGCCTGTGAAGACCTCAAGCAGGAAGTCAACAAGAGCGCCATTGAAGAGAGAGCACGCTCCATCTATGAGAACTACATTTCCATATTGTCGCCAAAAGAG GTGAGTCTGGATGCCCGGGTTCGAGAGGTGATCAACAGGAAGATGCAAGACCCAACACCTCACACATTTGAAGATGCCCAGCTACAGATCTACACATTGATGCACAGGGACTCCTACCCACGATTCCTTTCCTCCAACATCTACAAGTCACTCATTCACAGTGGTTCGCGTACCTCTTCAGAATCCTAG
- the rgs19 gene encoding regulator of G-protein signaling 19 isoform X2: protein MCLRKRSGYRPPDLINAKIYTGPVPAEREGELAMGGGRSETSALSGAGGGQGMSTTQNSQRPNACCFCWCCCCSCSCLTVRNEEERRRRRRKKRISQDTKMETIPKFEACTKPSVEEIQLWTQSFDKLMRNPAGRNVFREFLRTEYSEENMLFWLACEDLKQEVNKSAIEERARSIYENYISILSPKEVSLDARVREVINRKMQDPTPHTFEDAQLQIYTLMHRDSYPRFLSSNIYKSLIHSGSRTSSES from the exons TATACAGGTCCAGTCCCAGCCGAGCGAGAGGGTGAGCTGGCCATGGGGGGAGGTCGCAGCGAGACCTCTGCATTGAGTGGGGCAGGAGGGGGGCAGGGCATGAGCACTACCCAGAATTCCCAACGGCCTAACGCCTGCTGCTtttgctggtgctgctgttgcagctgCTCATG TCTCACTGTCAGGAATGAAGAGGAGAGACGGAGgcggagaagaaaaaaaagaatatcaCAGGACACCAAAATGGAAACCATACCAAAATTTGAAGCTTG CACCAAACCCTCAGTTGAAGAGATCCAGCTGTGGACTCAGTCCTTCGACAAACTCATGAGGAACCCGGCAGGTCGAAATGTTTTCCGAGAATTCCTGCGGACAGAATACAGTGAGGAGAACATGCTGTTCTGGCTAGCCTGTGAAGACCTCAAGCAGGAAGTCAACAAGAGCGCCATTGAAGAGAGAGCACGCTCCATCTATGAGAACTACATTTCCATATTGTCGCCAAAAGAG GTGAGTCTGGATGCCCGGGTTCGAGAGGTGATCAACAGGAAGATGCAAGACCCAACACCTCACACATTTGAAGATGCCCAGCTACAGATCTACACATTGATGCACAGGGACTCCTACCCACGATTCCTTTCCTCCAACATCTACAAGTCACTCATTCACAGTGGTTCGCGTACCTCTTCAGAATCCTAG
- the rgs19 gene encoding regulator of G-protein signaling 19 isoform X5 translates to MMDVLYTGPVPAEREGELAMGGGRSETSALSGAGGGQGMSTTQNSQRPNACCFCWCCCCSCSCLTVRNEEERRRRRRKKRISQDTKMETIPKFEACTKPSVEEIQLWTQSFDKLMRNPAGRNVFREFLRTEYSEENMLFWLACEDLKQEVNKSAIEERARSIYENYISILSPKEVSLDARVREVINRKMQDPTPHTFEDAQLQIYTLMHRDSYPRFLSSNIYKSLIHSGSRTSSES, encoded by the exons TATACAGGTCCAGTCCCAGCCGAGCGAGAGGGTGAGCTGGCCATGGGGGGAGGTCGCAGCGAGACCTCTGCATTGAGTGGGGCAGGAGGGGGGCAGGGCATGAGCACTACCCAGAATTCCCAACGGCCTAACGCCTGCTGCTtttgctggtgctgctgttgcagctgCTCATG TCTCACTGTCAGGAATGAAGAGGAGAGACGGAGgcggagaagaaaaaaaagaatatcaCAGGACACCAAAATGGAAACCATACCAAAATTTGAAGCTTG CACCAAACCCTCAGTTGAAGAGATCCAGCTGTGGACTCAGTCCTTCGACAAACTCATGAGGAACCCGGCAGGTCGAAATGTTTTCCGAGAATTCCTGCGGACAGAATACAGTGAGGAGAACATGCTGTTCTGGCTAGCCTGTGAAGACCTCAAGCAGGAAGTCAACAAGAGCGCCATTGAAGAGAGAGCACGCTCCATCTATGAGAACTACATTTCCATATTGTCGCCAAAAGAG GTGAGTCTGGATGCCCGGGTTCGAGAGGTGATCAACAGGAAGATGCAAGACCCAACACCTCACACATTTGAAGATGCCCAGCTACAGATCTACACATTGATGCACAGGGACTCCTACCCACGATTCCTTTCCTCCAACATCTACAAGTCACTCATTCACAGTGGTTCGCGTACCTCTTCAGAATCCTAG
- the rgs19 gene encoding regulator of G-protein signaling 19 isoform X7 translates to MGGGRSETSALSGAGGGQGMSTTQNSQRPNACCFCWCCCCSCSCLTVRNEEERRRRRRKKRISQDTKMETIPKFEACTKPSVEEIQLWTQSFDKLMRNPAGRNVFREFLRTEYSEENMLFWLACEDLKQEVNKSAIEERARSIYENYISILSPKEVSLDARVREVINRKMQDPTPHTFEDAQLQIYTLMHRDSYPRFLSSNIYKSLIHSGSRTSSES, encoded by the exons ATGGGGGGAGGTCGCAGCGAGACCTCTGCATTGAGTGGGGCAGGAGGGGGGCAGGGCATGAGCACTACCCAGAATTCCCAACGGCCTAACGCCTGCTGCTtttgctggtgctgctgttgcagctgCTCATG TCTCACTGTCAGGAATGAAGAGGAGAGACGGAGgcggagaagaaaaaaaagaatatcaCAGGACACCAAAATGGAAACCATACCAAAATTTGAAGCTTG CACCAAACCCTCAGTTGAAGAGATCCAGCTGTGGACTCAGTCCTTCGACAAACTCATGAGGAACCCGGCAGGTCGAAATGTTTTCCGAGAATTCCTGCGGACAGAATACAGTGAGGAGAACATGCTGTTCTGGCTAGCCTGTGAAGACCTCAAGCAGGAAGTCAACAAGAGCGCCATTGAAGAGAGAGCACGCTCCATCTATGAGAACTACATTTCCATATTGTCGCCAAAAGAG GTGAGTCTGGATGCCCGGGTTCGAGAGGTGATCAACAGGAAGATGCAAGACCCAACACCTCACACATTTGAAGATGCCCAGCTACAGATCTACACATTGATGCACAGGGACTCCTACCCACGATTCCTTTCCTCCAACATCTACAAGTCACTCATTCACAGTGGTTCGCGTACCTCTTCAGAATCCTAG
- the rgs19 gene encoding regulator of G-protein signaling 19 isoform X6, with amino-acid sequence MYTGPVPAEREGELAMGGGRSETSALSGAGGGQGMSTTQNSQRPNACCFCWCCCCSCSCLTVRNEEERRRRRRKKRISQDTKMETIPKFEACTKPSVEEIQLWTQSFDKLMRNPAGRNVFREFLRTEYSEENMLFWLACEDLKQEVNKSAIEERARSIYENYISILSPKEVSLDARVREVINRKMQDPTPHTFEDAQLQIYTLMHRDSYPRFLSSNIYKSLIHSGSRTSSES; translated from the exons TATACAGGTCCAGTCCCAGCCGAGCGAGAGGGTGAGCTGGCCATGGGGGGAGGTCGCAGCGAGACCTCTGCATTGAGTGGGGCAGGAGGGGGGCAGGGCATGAGCACTACCCAGAATTCCCAACGGCCTAACGCCTGCTGCTtttgctggtgctgctgttgcagctgCTCATG TCTCACTGTCAGGAATGAAGAGGAGAGACGGAGgcggagaagaaaaaaaagaatatcaCAGGACACCAAAATGGAAACCATACCAAAATTTGAAGCTTG CACCAAACCCTCAGTTGAAGAGATCCAGCTGTGGACTCAGTCCTTCGACAAACTCATGAGGAACCCGGCAGGTCGAAATGTTTTCCGAGAATTCCTGCGGACAGAATACAGTGAGGAGAACATGCTGTTCTGGCTAGCCTGTGAAGACCTCAAGCAGGAAGTCAACAAGAGCGCCATTGAAGAGAGAGCACGCTCCATCTATGAGAACTACATTTCCATATTGTCGCCAAAAGAG GTGAGTCTGGATGCCCGGGTTCGAGAGGTGATCAACAGGAAGATGCAAGACCCAACACCTCACACATTTGAAGATGCCCAGCTACAGATCTACACATTGATGCACAGGGACTCCTACCCACGATTCCTTTCCTCCAACATCTACAAGTCACTCATTCACAGTGGTTCGCGTACCTCTTCAGAATCCTAG